A single genomic interval of Desulfovibrio sp. harbors:
- a CDS encoding RsmB/NOP family class I SAM-dependent RNA methyltransferase has translation MSKPAARSFRIVCEDRHTTAVEALLRAQGYAFEPEPFSPLCRRLLAEPRPLGSSLAAFFGYIYIQDRSSMLPPVALAPAMGASVLDMCASPGSKTGFLAQLVGRTGFVLGNEPSPTRLGTLRANLHQCNLIQAGTCLYSGDALPLHPGSWNAILLDPPCSGWGTAEKHPQVLKLWQGDKLDSLTSLQQRLLRHAAHLLAPGGSLVYSTCTTNVAENEDQVRFAEEELGLVREHLAPIPGFVWEEMPGGEGTLRVDGARSQAQGFYVARLRKPGTMTDGGAGGTQGSGTGDTQGSAAASTSTAFGSADGFSPRAASDSEFSGSSRFGRKRSGRASRQSPGQALGQTLGQTSGQTLGQALPPDCLAGPTCDPALLPPGEAVLYGEHVRFIPAQATALLPQNCIWQGALLGKLCGGRLDAAPRLRTLMPEEPDAASSLVLEDLNDISALLSGQSRQTGLQGREAALWWRDLPLGRVALKNGRAVAGFR, from the coding sequence ATGTCCAAACCCGCCGCCCGTTCATTCCGTATTGTTTGTGAGGATAGGCATACCACAGCCGTGGAGGCCCTGTTGCGCGCCCAGGGGTACGCATTCGAGCCTGAGCCTTTTTCTCCCCTGTGCCGCCGCCTGCTGGCCGAACCGCGCCCTCTGGGCAGTTCGCTGGCGGCCTTTTTTGGCTATATTTACATCCAGGATCGTTCGTCCATGCTGCCGCCCGTGGCTCTGGCCCCGGCTATGGGAGCCTCGGTGCTGGACATGTGCGCAAGCCCCGGCAGCAAGACGGGCTTTCTGGCGCAACTTGTGGGGCGCACAGGCTTTGTGCTGGGCAACGAACCCTCGCCCACGCGCCTCGGCACGCTGCGCGCCAACCTGCACCAGTGCAATTTGATCCAGGCGGGAACCTGCCTCTACAGCGGCGACGCCCTGCCCCTGCACCCAGGATCGTGGAACGCCATATTGCTTGACCCTCCCTGCTCCGGCTGGGGCACGGCCGAAAAGCACCCGCAGGTGCTCAAACTCTGGCAGGGGGACAAACTGGACAGCCTCACCAGCCTGCAACAACGCCTGCTGCGCCATGCCGCGCATTTGCTGGCTCCCGGCGGGAGCCTCGTTTACTCGACCTGCACTACCAATGTGGCTGAAAACGAAGACCAGGTACGCTTTGCCGAAGAAGAACTGGGTCTTGTGCGCGAGCATCTTGCGCCCATACCCGGCTTTGTCTGGGAAGAGATGCCCGGCGGCGAAGGCACCCTGCGGGTGGACGGCGCACGCTCCCAGGCCCAGGGATTTTATGTGGCCCGTTTGCGCAAGCCCGGCACCATGACTGACGGCGGGGCAGGCGGCACACAGGGCAGCGGGACTGGCGACACACAGGGCAGCGCCGCAGCCTCCACATCCACCGCATTTGGCAGTGCGGACGGGTTTTCCCCAAGGGCTGCATCGGACTCCGAATTTTCCGGCTCTTCGCGTTTTGGACGCAAAAGGTCTGGCCGCGCGTCCCGCCAATCGCCCGGACAGGCTTTGGGCCAGACCTTGGGCCAGACATCAGGCCAGACATTGGGCCAGGCCCTGCCGCCGGACTGTCTTGCCGGGCCCACGTGCGATCCCGCCCTGCTGCCCCCTGGTGAGGCCGTACTGTATGGCGAACACGTGCGCTTTATTCCGGCCCAGGCCACGGCCCTTTTGCCGCAGAACTGCATCTGGCAGGGCGCGCTGCTGGGCAAACTTTGTGGCGGCAGGCTGGACGCAGCCCCGCGCCTGCGAACACTGATGCCCGAAGAACCGGACGCGGCCTCAAGCCTTGTGCTGGAAGATCTCAACGACATCAGTGCCCTGCTCAGCGGGCAGAGCCGCCAGACGGGGCTTCAGGGACGCGAGGCCGCCCTGTGGTGGCGCGACCTGCCCCTGGGCCGCGTGGCCCTCAAGAACGGACGGGCTGTGGCCGGTTTCCGGTAG
- a CDS encoding carbamoyltransferase HypF has translation MNEKLTVRRAFVASGQVQGVGFRPFVYRLAHEGGLTGTVGNTSEGVRMEVQGAEAEVRRFGQRLQAELPPLARLTGLKEEDLSPVAQEDAFAIVQSSGHAGHSVLVSPDVGVCADCLADMADPQNPRYNYPFTNCTNCGPRYTITRSIPYDRAVTSMSCFPLCPRCSSEYANPADRRFHAQPVACPVCGPTLWFVSKEDAAAGRTCPQWGSVQDKEALTRHALERSGQVLLDGGILAIKGLGGFQLACDARNARAVALLRQRKDRPHKPLALMAGSLATVRSLCDLTPEHEALLVSPEKPIVLCPRRQQGDSPSLPLQVAPDTRQVGFMLPNTPLHSVLFDWLAAHAPQPPVLVMTSANAGGEPICLGNREALERLPHLADAWLLHDRDILVRVDDSVITLQPHAAPAAAALSSASRSDRGEPLFYRRARGYVPRPVFLADSQAKADAASAAAASGTGTAEARPDTAATEATPNMASMAGTAGMANTASAKAAAARAQAEGPAPACVLGTGAELKATVCITRGNEAFVGQHVGDLENPSVMAFYEEVVTHLEKLLEVRPKALVCDLHPDFLSTRYAEARAAREGLPLWRLQHHAAHAAAVLAENACFSPALALCLDGTGLGDDGTVWGGELLVMDLDRPEWRRLGRLSPFALPGGDAAVREPWRIAQGLMAQAAEYGHLDAASALAGAPWLPEHAQASRAVGEMLARGINCPATSSCGRLFDAVAAQAGLCMTTTYEGQAAIRLEDAANRAQGPMGDVLAGRAPLVDIRNIPGMIWPVGVTERGGLLELDSAGLFARVAQGLAHGMSVAEAAGRFHLSLAEALAGMAGRAARSLGITSVGLSGGVMQNAIMARLLPQALEYMGLKALTHHELPPGDGGLSLGQAVWGRRMLAAGAGQ, from the coding sequence ATGAACGAAAAACTTACAGTACGGCGGGCTTTTGTGGCCTCCGGGCAGGTACAGGGCGTGGGCTTTCGCCCCTTTGTCTACAGGCTCGCGCACGAGGGCGGCCTCACGGGAACCGTGGGCAATACCTCGGAAGGCGTGCGCATGGAAGTGCAGGGCGCGGAGGCAGAGGTGCGCCGCTTCGGCCAGCGTCTGCAGGCGGAGCTTCCTCCCCTGGCCCGTCTTACCGGCCTGAAAGAGGAAGATCTGTCGCCTGTTGCGCAGGAGGACGCCTTTGCCATTGTACAGAGCAGCGGCCATGCCGGGCACAGCGTGCTGGTCAGCCCGGATGTGGGCGTGTGCGCCGACTGCCTGGCGGATATGGCTGATCCGCAAAATCCGCGTTACAATTATCCTTTCACCAACTGCACCAATTGCGGCCCGCGCTATACCATCACCCGTTCCATTCCGTACGACAGGGCCGTCACGTCCATGAGCTGTTTTCCCCTGTGCCCGCGCTGCTCGTCGGAGTATGCGAACCCGGCGGACAGGCGCTTTCATGCCCAGCCCGTGGCCTGCCCGGTCTGCGGGCCGACGCTCTGGTTTGTAAGCAAAGAAGACGCGGCGGCGGGGCGCACCTGTCCGCAATGGGGCAGCGTGCAGGACAAGGAAGCCCTGACGCGCCACGCTCTGGAGCGTTCGGGCCAGGTGTTGCTGGATGGCGGCATTCTGGCCATCAAGGGGCTCGGCGGCTTTCAGCTTGCCTGTGATGCCCGCAATGCCCGGGCCGTGGCGCTCTTGCGGCAGCGCAAAGATCGTCCGCACAAGCCGCTGGCGCTCATGGCTGGCAGTCTTGCGACCGTGCGATCCCTTTGTGATCTCACGCCGGAGCATGAGGCCCTGCTCGTGAGTCCGGAAAAGCCCATTGTGCTCTGCCCGCGCCGTCAGCAAGGCGATTCGCCCTCGCTGCCGCTGCAGGTGGCCCCGGATACGCGGCAGGTGGGCTTCATGCTGCCCAACACCCCCCTGCACAGCGTGCTTTTTGACTGGCTGGCCGCCCACGCGCCCCAGCCGCCTGTTCTGGTCATGACCTCGGCCAATGCCGGGGGCGAGCCCATCTGCCTCGGCAACAGGGAGGCGCTTGAGCGTCTGCCGCACCTCGCGGACGCCTGGCTGCTGCACGACCGGGACATTCTGGTGCGCGTTGACGACAGCGTCATCACCCTGCAACCGCACGCAGCCCCGGCAGCGGCCGCCCTTTCCAGCGCATCGCGGTCAGACAGGGGCGAACCGCTTTTTTACCGCCGCGCGCGGGGCTATGTGCCGCGCCCGGTGTTTCTGGCAGACAGCCAGGCAAAGGCGGATGCGGCGAGCGCGGCGGCTGCGTCAGGTACAGGGACTGCGGAGGCTCGGCCAGATACGGCAGCTACAGAGGCTACGCCAAATATGGCGAGTATGGCGGGCACGGCGGGTATGGCAAATACGGCAAGCGCGAAAGCTGCGGCGGCAAGGGCGCAAGCTGAAGGCCCGGCCCCTGCCTGCGTTCTCGGCACAGGAGCGGAACTCAAGGCCACGGTCTGCATCACGCGCGGCAACGAAGCCTTTGTGGGGCAGCATGTGGGCGATCTGGAAAACCCTTCGGTCATGGCTTTTTACGAAGAAGTGGTCACGCATCTGGAAAAGCTGCTGGAGGTTCGCCCCAAGGCTCTTGTCTGCGATCTGCACCCCGACTTTCTTTCCACGCGCTATGCCGAAGCCCGCGCCGCGCGCGAGGGTCTGCCCCTGTGGCGATTGCAGCACCACGCGGCCCACGCCGCCGCTGTTCTGGCCGAAAACGCCTGTTTCAGCCCGGCTCTGGCCCTGTGTCTGGACGGAACGGGCCTTGGCGACGACGGCACGGTCTGGGGCGGCGAACTGCTTGTTATGGATTTGGACAGGCCGGAATGGCGGCGGCTGGGGCGGCTCTCCCCCTTTGCCCTGCCGGGTGGTGACGCTGCCGTGCGCGAACCGTGGCGCATAGCCCAGGGGCTCATGGCCCAGGCCGCGGAATACGGTCATCTGGACGCAGCCAGCGCCCTGGCTGGCGCGCCCTGGTTGCCGGAGCATGCACAGGCATCCCGCGCCGTGGGGGAAATGCTGGCACGCGGCATCAATTGTCCCGCCACTTCAAGCTGCGGGCGTCTGTTTGACGCCGTGGCCGCGCAGGCTGGCCTGTGCATGACCACCACCTACGAGGGGCAGGCGGCCATACGGCTGGAGGACGCGGCCAACCGGGCGCAAGGCCCGATGGGGGACGTGCTGGCTGGCCGCGCACCCTTGGTGGATATACGTAACATTCCGGGCATGATCTGGCCCGTGGGCGTGACGGAACGCGGCGGCCTGCTGGAACTGGACAGCGCCGGACTTTTTGCCAGGGTAGCGCAGGGCCTCGCGCACGGCATGTCCGTGGCCGAGGCGGCAGGGCGTTTTCATCTGAGCCTGGCCGAGGCGCTGGCGGGCATGGCGGGCAGGGCCGCCAGATCGCTTGGCATCACCAGCGTGGGCCTCAGCGGCGGCGTCATGCAGAATGCCATTATGGCGCGGCTGCTGCCTCAGGCCCTGGAATACATGGGCCTCAAGGCGCTCACCCATCATGAACTACCGCCCGGCGACGGTGGCCTGTCTTTGGGGCAGGCCGTGTGGGGCAGAAGAATGCTGGCCGCCGGGGCCGGACAGTAG
- a CDS encoding XRE family transcriptional regulator — protein sequence MPSTRTIGSRIRSFREEREVDLETLARDTGLDQNYLQKLESDAIYPSIGPLQKVARALGVRLGTFLDDQFTRDPIIACINNDCEGEEALHTGRIPRPSYTYQPLGKGKNDRNMEPFHIRIFPDAGERKTSSHQGEEFIFVLKGTLLVVYGRENYVLKAGETIYYNSIVPHFVGAAGDEPVEILAVTYNS from the coding sequence ATGCCCTCTACCCGTACCATTGGTTCCCGCATACGGTCATTCCGTGAAGAACGCGAAGTTGACCTTGAAACACTGGCCCGGGATACCGGTCTTGACCAGAACTACCTGCAAAAGCTGGAGAGCGACGCCATCTACCCCAGCATCGGCCCCCTGCAAAAGGTGGCCCGCGCCCTTGGCGTGCGCCTGGGAACGTTTTTGGACGACCAGTTTACCCGCGACCCCATCATTGCCTGTATCAACAACGACTGTGAAGGCGAAGAAGCCCTGCACACCGGCCGCATCCCCCGCCCGAGCTACACCTATCAGCCTCTGGGCAAGGGCAAGAACGACCGCAACATGGAGCCATTCCACATCCGTATTTTCCCTGACGCCGGGGAACGCAAAACCAGTTCGCACCAGGGTGAAGAGTTCATATTTGTGCTCAAGGGCACGCTGCTGGTGGTATACGGACGCGAAAACTACGTGCTGAAAGCCGGCGAAACCATCTACTACAATTCCATCGTGCCCCACTTTGTGGGCGCGGCGGGTGACGAACCGGTGGAAATTCTGGCCGTTACCTACAACTCGTAG
- a CDS encoding AMP-binding protein, with amino-acid sequence MEEKVRQRQAQFELREWTLGQILDHTISRFPDNEALVYADRDFRQTWREFGDVVDRFAKGLMALGVQKGEKVAVWATNVPYWVALQFATAKIGAILITVNTNYREHELRYLLTHSECENLFLIDSVRDHDYLDTLYRIAPELRVQARRSFVCKSLPHLKRVCFLGMEKHRGMYSVPEILSLSVMVDDEEYQARQATLHPWDVINMQYTSGTTGFPRGVMLTHVGVGLNGYWIGRHQNFGPNDRVCLPVPLFHCFGCVLGVSACVNHGATMVILESFNPLKVLAAVDAERCTALYGVPTMFLAELEHKLFHRFDMSSLRTGIMAGSICPEPLMRRVIEDMNMKEITICYGLTEGSPVMTQSDMHDTLEQRCETVGCAMPGIEVRVANPETCEELPRGQVGEILCRGYNVMKGYYNMPEDTAKAVSPEGWLHSGDLGVMDEEGYLRITGRIKDMIIRGGENVYPREVEEYLLSMPGVLDVQVVAVPSFKYGEEVAAFIIPRPGVEIQPEDVRAFCRGKIAWFKVPKYVAMISGFPLTASGKIQKYILREQAAELWPEAMQPKL; translated from the coding sequence ATGGAAGAAAAAGTTCGCCAGCGTCAGGCCCAGTTTGAATTACGCGAATGGACACTGGGGCAGATTCTTGACCACACCATAAGCCGCTTCCCCGACAATGAGGCGCTTGTGTACGCCGACCGCGACTTTCGTCAGACCTGGCGGGAGTTTGGCGATGTTGTTGACCGCTTTGCCAAGGGGCTTATGGCCCTTGGCGTGCAAAAGGGCGAAAAGGTGGCGGTATGGGCCACCAACGTGCCCTACTGGGTCGCCCTGCAGTTTGCCACTGCCAAGATCGGCGCCATACTCATCACGGTAAACACCAACTACCGCGAACACGAACTGCGCTATTTGCTCACCCATTCGGAATGCGAAAATCTCTTTCTCATCGACAGCGTGCGCGACCACGACTATCTGGACACATTGTACCGCATCGCGCCTGAACTGCGCGTGCAGGCGCGCCGCTCGTTCGTGTGCAAAAGCCTGCCCCACCTCAAGCGCGTCTGTTTTCTGGGCATGGAGAAGCACAGGGGCATGTATTCCGTGCCTGAAATCCTCTCCCTGTCCGTCATGGTGGATGATGAGGAATACCAGGCCCGGCAGGCTACGCTGCACCCCTGGGACGTCATCAACATGCAGTATACCTCCGGCACGACGGGCTTTCCGCGCGGGGTCATGCTCACCCATGTGGGCGTGGGGCTCAACGGCTACTGGATAGGCCGCCACCAGAACTTCGGCCCCAATGACCGCGTGTGCCTGCCTGTTCCGCTCTTTCACTGCTTCGGCTGTGTGCTCGGCGTTTCGGCCTGCGTCAATCACGGGGCCACCATGGTCATTCTTGAGTCCTTCAATCCGCTCAAGGTGCTGGCCGCCGTTGACGCCGAGCGCTGCACCGCCCTCTACGGCGTGCCGACAATGTTTCTGGCCGAACTGGAACACAAGCTCTTTCACCGCTTTGACATGTCCAGCCTGCGCACGGGCATCATGGCAGGGTCGATCTGCCCCGAACCCCTCATGCGCCGCGTCATCGAAGACATGAACATGAAGGAGATCACCATCTGTTACGGCCTGACAGAAGGCTCGCCAGTCATGACGCAGTCCGACATGCACGACACCCTGGAGCAGCGCTGCGAAACCGTGGGCTGCGCCATGCCGGGCATCGAGGTGCGCGTGGCGAACCCCGAAACCTGCGAGGAACTGCCGCGCGGCCAGGTTGGAGAAATCCTTTGCCGGGGCTATAATGTCATGAAGGGCTACTACAATATGCCCGAAGACACGGCCAAGGCCGTCAGCCCCGAGGGCTGGCTGCACTCCGGCGACCTGGGCGTGATGGACGAAGAAGGCTATCTGCGCATCACGGGACGCATCAAGGACATGATCATCCGTGGCGGTGAAAACGTGTACCCCCGCGAGGTGGAAGAATACCTTTTGTCCATGCCGGGCGTTCTGGACGTGCAGGTGGTCGCCGTGCCCAGCTTCAAGTATGGCGAAGAAGTGGCGGCCTTCATCATCCCCCGTCCCGGCGTCGAGATACAGCCCGAAGACGTACGCGCCTTCTGCCGGGGCAAGATAGCCTGGTTCAAGGTTCCAAAGTATGTTGCCATGATATCTGGCTTTCCTCTTACAGCCAGCGGCAAGATACAAAAATACATACTGCGTGAGCAGGCGGCCGAACTGTGGCCCGAAGCCATGCAGCCCAAATTGTAG
- the sppA gene encoding signal peptide peptidase SppA → MSDKEFSYDEPLSMIGTPSPSTNGGNGDNGGNARNGSGGHKDAASAAQSAETVQQSAQQSMLQTGPLPERAGCATACPLAQIPAEVWKTLLRRPFRKRRPVVFWGCVLLVLGLIGGLIVKASDDGGPFTGGGRIALVSVNGPILSAEPTLEWLRKVAQNPSVKGILVRVDSPGGGAAASQEIFDALKAVAQKMPVAVSMGSMAASGGLMVSMAGQRVFANPSTVTGSIGVRMDVPQLQGLMDKVGVGQETLVVGAYKDAASYMRPMTPEQRTYFQGVLNDMYGQFVDIVAQGRNMPREQVVKLANGKVYTGQEALRLGLVDEMGGREQAQRWLAQKTGVPADRKLLTRPKEGNWLGRGLTAMLGLDADSIGGLAALVGLHNNNGQTDLRTPAFLYQF, encoded by the coding sequence GTGAGTGACAAAGAATTTTCCTATGACGAGCCCCTGTCAATGATTGGGACTCCAAGCCCTTCCACCAACGGTGGCAACGGTGACAATGGCGGCAATGCCCGCAATGGCAGCGGGGGCCACAAGGACGCGGCTTCCGCTGCGCAGTCCGCCGAGACCGTCCAGCAATCCGCGCAGCAATCCATGCTGCAGACTGGCCCGCTGCCTGAACGGGCGGGCTGCGCCACCGCCTGCCCCCTGGCCCAGATTCCGGCGGAGGTATGGAAAACCCTGCTGCGCCGCCCCTTCCGCAAACGGCGTCCCGTAGTGTTCTGGGGCTGCGTCCTGCTGGTTCTTGGCCTGATCGGCGGCCTGATCGTCAAGGCAAGCGATGATGGTGGCCCTTTCACGGGCGGCGGCCGCATCGCCCTTGTCTCGGTGAACGGCCCCATACTTTCCGCTGAACCCACCCTTGAATGGCTGCGCAAGGTGGCGCAGAATCCTTCGGTCAAGGGCATCCTTGTGCGTGTGGATTCCCCCGGCGGCGGCGCGGCGGCCTCGCAGGAAATTTTTGACGCCCTGAAAGCGGTGGCGCAAAAAATGCCCGTGGCCGTCAGCATGGGCTCCATGGCGGCGTCCGGCGGGCTCATGGTCAGCATGGCCGGGCAGCGCGTGTTCGCCAACCCCTCCACAGTGACGGGCTCCATTGGCGTGCGCATGGACGTGCCCCAGCTTCAGGGCCTTATGGACAAGGTGGGCGTGGGGCAGGAAACCCTTGTGGTCGGCGCGTACAAAGACGCCGCCTCCTACATGCGGCCCATGACGCCCGAACAGCGCACCTATTTTCAGGGCGTGCTCAACGACATGTACGGCCAGTTTGTGGATATTGTGGCCCAGGGCCGCAACATGCCGCGCGAACAGGTCGTCAAGCTGGCCAACGGCAAGGTCTATACCGGGCAGGAAGCGCTCAGGCTCGGCCTTGTGGACGAAATGGGCGGCCGCGAGCAGGCCCAGCGCTGGCTGGCGCAGAAGACGGGCGTGCCCGCTGACCGCAAACTGCTGACAAGACCCAAGGAAGGCAACTGGCTGGGGCGTGGCCTCACGGCCATGCTCGGCCTTGATGCGGACTCCATCGGCGGGCTGGCGGCCCTTGTGGGCCTGCACAACAACAACGGCCAGACCGACCTGCGTACTCCGGCCTTTTTATACCAGTTTTAA
- a CDS encoding diguanylate cyclase, with amino-acid sequence MDNVTVFDMNMVLDLLPNAIFIKDENLRFVFVNKAYEKMFGVRREDVLGKSVLEVTYLPEEERKMYQADDLATLETQAFKHYIFSYRFADGKMHTCLHWSGGFTDANNARGFLGVIVDITEQSRTIGTLRSQLNSMLNRVRLADERSLKDSLTQLRTRKYLDLVLNKYAKVEKRPFCCVMLDVDRFKDINDTFGHLAGDSVLRAVGAAIRQCARSNDIICRYGGDEFVVLLPDCGIRNAVPTAERIRSTVAAKVFRPDGKPVSVSLGCSEHSGHGDGLLTLHEADKALYAAKQAGRNRVCAGLVW; translated from the coding sequence ATGGATAATGTTACAGTGTTCGACATGAATATGGTGCTGGATCTGCTACCCAACGCCATATTTATCAAAGACGAGAATCTGCGCTTTGTTTTTGTGAACAAGGCCTATGAAAAAATGTTCGGCGTGCGGCGAGAGGACGTTTTGGGAAAGTCCGTGCTGGAAGTGACCTATCTGCCCGAAGAAGAGCGCAAGATGTATCAGGCCGATGATCTGGCCACCCTGGAGACTCAGGCGTTCAAGCACTATATTTTCAGTTACAGGTTCGCCGACGGCAAGATGCATACCTGTCTGCACTGGAGCGGCGGCTTTACGGACGCAAACAACGCGCGCGGCTTTCTTGGGGTCATTGTGGACATCACGGAGCAGAGCCGCACCATAGGCACGCTGCGCAGCCAGCTGAACTCGATGCTCAACAGGGTCAGGCTGGCGGACGAGAGAAGTCTGAAAGATTCGCTCACCCAGTTGCGGACCAGAAAATATCTCGACCTTGTGCTGAACAAGTACGCCAAGGTGGAAAAGCGGCCATTCTGCTGTGTCATGCTTGACGTGGACAGATTCAAGGACATCAACGATACCTTTGGGCATCTGGCTGGCGACAGCGTGCTCAGGGCGGTGGGGGCAGCCATCCGCCAGTGCGCGCGCAGCAATGACATAATCTGTCGTTATGGCGGGGACGAATTTGTGGTTCTGCTGCCCGACTGCGGGATAAGAAATGCCGTGCCCACTGCGGAAAGAATACGCAGCACTGTGGCCGCAAAGGTGTTCAGGCCGGACGGCAAGCCTGTGAGCGTGAGCCTGGGCTGTAGTGAGCACAGCGGCCATGGCGACGGCCTGCTGACGCTGCACGAGGCGGACAAGGCGCTGTATGCGGCAAAGCAGGCTGGTCGCAACCGTGTGTGCGCCGGGCTTGTTTGGTAA
- a CDS encoding 30S ribosomal protein S1 — translation MAGLETGHETEMNFESALENYLTSDFGDLEEGSITKGEIVRVDEDNVLVDVNFKSEGQIPAAEFRDAAGNMVVAVGDKVDVYVVRKNENDGTITLSFEKAKRMQVFDQLEDVQENNRVITGHIVRRIKGGYTVDIGGVEAFLPGSHVDLRPVPDMDALVNQEFEFRVLKINRRRSNVIVSRRVLLEEERDSKRQDLLRTLEENQTVQGKAKNITEYGVFVDLGGLDGLLHITDMSWKRIRHPKEMITIGQELTLKVLSFDRENNKVSLGLKQLVPDPWQDISARFPEGAKCTGKVTNLVDYGAFVELEAGVEGLVHISEMSWTRKLRHPSQMVHTGDEVEVVILGVDGDKKRISLGMKQVRPNPWELVAERYPEGTILEGVIKNITEFGMFIGIEDGIDGLIHVSDISWTKKVRHPNEIYKVGDTVQAKVLTVDQESEKFTLGVKQLVDDPWGHVPTTYPVGCTIKGTVTNITDFGLFVEVEEGIEGLVHVSELSSKKVKTPAEIYKEGQEIQAKVIHVSAEERRLGLSIKQIQEVEERRKPKEFHSGPQESGQSLGDLLKQKFEESENG, via the coding sequence ATGGCAGGCTTGGAAACCGGGCACGAAACCGAAATGAATTTCGAGAGTGCTCTCGAAAACTACCTCACTTCCGATTTTGGCGACCTTGAAGAAGGCTCTATCACCAAGGGCGAAATCGTTCGCGTGGACGAAGACAATGTACTGGTGGACGTGAACTTCAAGTCCGAGGGGCAGATTCCCGCGGCTGAATTTCGCGATGCCGCCGGCAACATGGTCGTTGCCGTGGGCGACAAGGTGGACGTGTACGTTGTTCGCAAGAACGAAAACGACGGCACCATTACCCTTTCTTTTGAAAAGGCCAAACGCATGCAGGTTTTCGACCAGCTCGAAGACGTGCAGGAAAACAACAGGGTCATCACGGGCCACATTGTACGCCGCATCAAGGGCGGTTACACCGTGGACATCGGCGGAGTCGAGGCATTTTTGCCCGGTTCTCATGTGGATCTGCGTCCCGTGCCGGACATGGACGCCCTGGTCAACCAGGAGTTCGAATTCCGCGTGCTCAAGATCAACCGCCGCCGCAGCAATGTCATTGTTTCGCGCCGCGTGCTGCTTGAAGAAGAACGCGATTCCAAGCGCCAGGATCTGCTGCGCACCCTCGAAGAAAACCAGACTGTGCAGGGCAAGGCCAAGAACATCACCGAATACGGCGTGTTCGTTGACCTGGGCGGCCTCGACGGCCTGCTGCACATCACTGACATGAGCTGGAAGCGCATCCGCCATCCCAAGGAAATGATCACCATCGGTCAGGAACTGACCCTGAAGGTGCTTTCCTTTGATCGCGAAAACAACAAGGTTTCCCTGGGCCTCAAGCAGCTTGTGCCCGATCCGTGGCAGGATATTTCTGCCCGCTTCCCCGAAGGCGCCAAGTGCACCGGCAAAGTCACCAACCTCGTCGATTACGGCGCGTTTGTTGAACTGGAAGCCGGCGTTGAAGGTCTTGTGCATATTTCTGAAATGTCCTGGACCCGCAAGCTGCGTCATCCTTCCCAGATGGTTCACACCGGCGACGAAGTCGAAGTGGTCATCCTGGGCGTTGACGGCGACAAAAAGCGCATCAGCCTCGGCATGAAGCAGGTTCGTCCCAACCCCTGGGAACTGGTGGCCGAGCGCTATCCCGAAGGCACCATCCTTGAAGGCGTCATCAAGAACATCACCGAATTCGGCATGTTCATCGGCATTGAAGACGGCATCGACGGCCTCATCCACGTGTCCGACATTTCCTGGACCAAGAAGGTTCGCCATCCCAACGAAATATACAAGGTCGGCGACACCGTGCAGGCCAAGGTATTGACCGTTGACCAGGAAAGCGAAAAGTTCACCCTGGGCGTCAAGCAGCTGGTGGACGATCCGTGGGGCCATGTGCCCACCACCTACCCCGTGGGCTGCACCATCAAGGGAACCGTGACCAACATCACCGACTTCGGCCTCTTTGTTGAAGTGGAAGAAGGCATTGAAGGCCTGGTGCATGTTTCCGAGCTGTCCAGCAAGAAGGTCAAGACCCCGGCTGAAATCTACAAGGAAGGCCAGGAAATCCAGGCCAAGGTCATCCACGTCAGCGCTGAAGAGCGCCGCCTTGGACTGTCCATCAAGCAGATTCAGGAAGTGGAAGAACGCCGCAAGCCCAAGGAATTCCATTCCGGGCCGCAGGAATCCGGACAGAGCCTGGGCGACCTGCTCAAGCAGAAGTTCGAAGAGAGCGAGAACGGCTAG